DNA from Eucalyptus grandis isolate ANBG69807.140 chromosome 5, ASM1654582v1, whole genome shotgun sequence:
TACATAGTTTCACTATAGCTAAATTCAACTTGATTGATCAATGGCGAAACTCGATCGAAGTTCCCGATGAAGTTGTACCTGAGAATAGGCCAAAAAAGAATTTGAGGAAGAGCTAAAGGGCAGAAACTCTGATGATTTGCAGGACTATGGAGTGAGCATTTTTCTGTATCGCACGCCCTACTTGGTGGACATAGTCCGAGAGAACATTGGGCGAGTTCTCAAGCTCGATTCCATCGAGGCGGGAAAATCGTGGCAAGGGATGGACGTGTTGATCTTCAACTCATGGCACTGGTGGACCCACACCGGAAAATCTCAGCCGTATGATAACCTCGACTTCCCTCATATTCATCTGCATTCTCCTTCTGACTTTCATCTTGATGTGGTGCCTGTATTTTCTTGTTGGTTCTAGGCCAGGGCTTATGCATTAAACAAGATGAATAGATATTAGACCAAAGTTCGATGATGATAAATTCTAATTGCAGGTGGGACTATATACAAGATGGGGGCAGAGTGGTTAAAGACATGGACCGTCTAAGTGCTTATTACAAGGGGCTGAGCACATGGGCCAAATGGGTTGATCTCAATGTTGATTCTTCAAAGACCAAAGTCTTCTTCCAGGGAATCTCTCCTACTCATTATCAGTAAGTACCCTAGTGGTTGGATCTCTAAAAAGCTTCTATAACCTAAAAACATAATTAACAAATCATATAGAACGCTTAAGGAACTTTTCTTAAGATATTATGTCACACCGAGTTCCGGGTATTAAGGAGATGAAAAGAACTTCCACATGTGAATGTGAACCTCCTTGACCTAAATCATGAACAGAAGTCGGCCCCATTGACTGGCAAATTTTTTACCTGAAAGTAGACTCAGTTTTGAGTCTCACTCTGCCTTTCTTATCCTTAATCATGCACCCGCCACACGAAAAAGGTGGACCCTGGATCAGAGACTACAGAAAGAGATATGCAGTATGCTTGGAATATGTGTATCTGAAGAAAGCCCGGCATTGTCACATGCCAATTGGGGTTTTTCTCGAACAATGTCTCATATGACACTATGAATGACTCGACTTATCTATGAGACTGGAACTATAATCAATACGTGGGGAAGTTCTTGCCTAGACCAGGCTCAATCacaaatgtttgattttttggGGCCTGTGTGAAACCCCCATGATTAACGGTTGTCATTAACCTAGTTCGAGTCAATGCAGGTCTgtgcaatatttttttccaatatgaGCATTCCTTGATAAGTCTAGATCTATAAAAAGTACATAACCGTGCCTGATCTTTTTGGGATGAAATGAAAAAACAGGGGCAAGGACTGGCACTCACCAAAGAAGAACTGCATGGGAGAGCAATCACCCCTCTCTGGCTCGACATATCCAACCGGTGCTCCTCCAGCCACCTCTGTGGTGAACAAAGTATTGAATAGTATGAAGACTCCGGTGTATTTGCTGGACATAACTACGCTGTCACAATTGAGGAAGGACGCGCACCCCTCCACCTACAGCGGCGACCACTCCGGCACCGATTGCAGTCACTGGTGCCTTCCTGGTCTGCCCGATACCTGGAATCAGCTCCTATATGCAGCTATAGTGATGTGAAAATATCGACATTCATCATAGTTGTATTTTCGAAATCATTGATTGAAGGGCCAAAAAACATGACCTCCATTAGTGGATGACAATTGTTAAACAGATCGACTGTAAAGTACACAACCCGTGGTGTATACGTGCTCTACCTAATCTGACGCAATATTTCCATTGTGCAAACAGACAGTATTTCAAGAAAGGTTATGTTTTAGCAGATTTCTTTTACAATAGTTGTACACAGGAGGGGAAGCAATAAAACATGGTAATACCCTATTGGTTTTTAAGTTGTTTATGATTCTTGTTGATTCTATCCTGTCTATTGTCTGTGCTTCTTCCCATAGGTGCAGACTATAAAGCATGGTTGACTCTTAAGAAGCTTCAGATTATTGATACAGGCAATCAATTATGTAAGCCACACAAGGAAAAAAACAGCCCTAAATTAAATGACTAGATGGGAAGCCTCCAATAGAAATAGAGAAAGTTgtatcaaaaattttattcaaagaAACAAGAGATGAAAATGTGAAATACACATTCAAGAGTCACCACATGCCCTATGAAGAGTTTGTCATAGCAAACAGATGGCAGAGCAGTACAACGATATCTCACACTacgcaaaacaagaaaaaagatcagCTATGGAGCCTCTGGAGAGCAGTCTGCTACGGTTCTGGAACTGAGATATGTTGCAAACGCTGCCCAGGAACTGAGGACTGAGATACTAGTACCCAACATAAACTGCAGCATTCACTATATAACACTCATCTGTCTTGTCTCCCATTTCTTCCACTAATACACCACTTGAGCATATCAGTCCACCATCCACAACTTCAACATCAAGAATTCTTCCACTGCAATCAATCAGTACCAAAAATCAAAGTCATAAAGTATCCAGCACTGGATGAAATATGTTTAGATAGTTCTCATTCCAAATGCAGGCATATatggaaagcaaaaaaaaaagaacccacGCCATCCTCTTCCTCATTCTATGTAGTAACCAGAAGACTGATTTCTCACAGGTAAATCGATGATctttcaagaaaaaaggaacaattTTTAGTTACTCACTAAGGAAAGACGGACTTGACTCTCTCAATGTCAAGGGATTGCTGAAGGGAATGAGGCACTCCGAGCTTGATCAGCAGCTTCATCTGCTCAAATGAGACTCCAGGTATTGACCCTGAAGCAACCTTATTTCATCAGAATACAATGCACCGACACCGATATCGCCGAAACCGACACTCCCCATCACAATTAACGGACCCTCCTACGCCTATCGAATGCCACTCTTACATTCTCAGAACCTAAGAAGCAATGGGTTTCCGCGATATCGAAATTCTCGACAAAATCTAATCTTTTTTCTCAAACGGGAAGCAGGTAAAAAAACACGAGCCCAAGTTTCACGGTGGATTGACATTTACCTCTGCGGAAAGCGGGGATCGAATTTGACGAGATCGCGTCCCTGCACGCCCTCATCGCTGCCGCCGTAACGTCCTGCCTGCTCGATCACACAAAAAATTCGAGACTTTCAATGATACAAACGGGTCAATTTCAATGGCAAAGTTCAGAGTATTCACCCGTGCTGATCGTAGCCGACGCCCATCTCCACGAAAAGGAGCTTCATGGCCGGGCTGGAGGAGCTGCCGGTGCTGGCGCCGTCGGCCATCAGCTCGGACCGCGCGGCCGATGCGGCTCTGATGGTCGGGCGACGAAAccgaggagaaggaggaggaggagatcggAGCGAGGAATGCGGAAGCGATGAGCGAGGGAAGAACTGGGTGTGGCTCCGGATGATGGGCGAGCGGGAGGGATGGAAGCTGAGACAGGGAAGCGAAGCGTGCACAAGCGGAAGTGACATTTCGTCGAACGATTGGCGTGCGTCGCTCCGTGTCTCCTTCCTTTCCCTGTCGGAATCTCTCGGGCGACCCGGCCGgtccgggtcgggtcgggtccggAGATGGAGTGGGTCGGAAACGGGTACTTGGGTCGGTCCGTCGGGTTGTAGGTAGTAAATGGGTGGGCCTGAAATCAGGCTTAGAACATACGTTCATCGGTATTTTGAGGGTCTTGCCAGGAGTGAGATGGATCTCATGTGACGTTCGCCTAATCTTGTGATCCATGTAAATTTGGCTCGGATGCAATGAGATCACCCGGATCCAAAGCTCGTTAGTTTGATATCCAATCCCTCTCACCATAACCCTTCATCCTTCTGAACATTTACAAACGAGGATGGTCAATCGGACATTTTCGAATCTTCAATCGATGATTACAATATCATGAATCACACAAATTTGGGTTTGGAAGCCTTTTcaggtaggggtgagcatatcAAACCAACCCACTTAAAAACCGCCCAGATTGACAAACTGGACTGACtacatttttttccaatttttttaattttctaaaatagcAATAAGTCCAATACCTTTTTGGGAAGAGATTTACCTTCAAAATGCTTAAATATGGAGGCAGAATTATCAAGTGAGCGGTTCTATTGGACTAGAAGCCCGGTCCCTaattccaaaaactgagaaccGGATCGATAATCCTCCTGATCTAGTTCTCAATTCCTGAGAGAGACCGGATTAGATTAgaaaccgatcacccctaattttAAAAAGGGTGCAAAATCTCAAAGCGGACTACCTAGATGAACTTGCAGACAATACTTAGTATCTTGTGCGAGATTGCAGAAATCGCAAGATAATCTCTGGGAATACGCAGATCGTGGTAGATACGCAAAAAATCTCACGGCAGACCAAGTAAAACAATAACCGAGCTCTAGGCAGCGGCTTCCACCGCTGGTATTGATGATTaaacgtatttctatttttaCAACAGAATCAAGAGACCGAATTCGGCATTTCTGAAGCTGAGTTTGCTACAGATCTTTTTAACAAGGAGCGGACTTGTTGCATAAAAGTCTTTGATGCTGGTTCTGGCATTGTACATGGCACGAGTTCGCCTTATCCCTCAACTCTTGGAACGCTTTCATTGTCTCGACGTCGAATCCTCCTGCAAACTGCACAAAACCCGGGCTCCGTCGTCAGCTAGCTGATCGCAGAACGACCTCGAACCTGCCTCGAGATCGGGGCAAGATGGAGCGAGAGACGCTATATTACCTGATGTACTCGGAAGGCGAACCGCACGCCTTGGACTATAAGCTCTTCCTCTTCTGGGCCGCCGCCGGCGCCCATCTCGAGCTCTGCAGACACCCTCTTCATGTACTTCATCGCTAGTTTCACCGAGGCGAGTTTAATCTGCAATTACAGGCAAAACACACTTTCATCATCTTGTCTTTCATGCCAATGGTCCTCTACAAGCTAATTCTACCATGCCAAGTTCTCAATGATTTCCACCTTGATGATTTTCTAGCAATGCCCATTTCACGACTTCTTCCAGAGACCTcattaaatgaaatttgaacTCACGTCACTACAAAATTTACCGTTTTAAGCCACGGACGCCAAATATTCAAGCcccattttgacaaattttaactTTGATCGATGGAGAGCTGAATCAATGGGTCTGCAGCAACTCCATTGCAGCAAACAAGTGCCCACATGATTTTTAATTGCTGTCTTTAACCTGCCCTAGTTAGAGGGTCATACAAAGATTATTCAATGAtactattctctctctctctctctctctctgagaatTCCCAGAAAATCTAGGCCCTTCTCCAAAGACCGCAGGATGCGGACAATCCCCACCCTTAAATTAATCGAGGTCAAATCCAGAATCTGCTCCTGTGTTTTCTCCCATGGAGAATCTTGAAAGGGAAGGTGACAAGAAGCTGCATTTTCAAATCTGGGTTCTTCTCCATAGGAGTGGAGCTCTCTCTCACATGTGACCCATGCAGAGGTGCATGCGCAGTAGAGCAGACACCGAGGCAGACAATGATCGAACCCTACGCTTGTCATCTTGCTAAATAGGCATAAAAAAACGAAATGGTTTCCCATCAGAGATAGGGGAGGGGGGACCACAGCTACAAACGTTTTTTACTCGCTCGTACGATGCAATGCAGCATCATGCCATGCCCGATAAGAAACGAGTGAACGGAGATCATCGTCCGGTCGTTTTGCGATTTTTCAAACGGTGCTAGGGGAAAAACATGCAGTACATTCTGTCCCTTTTTTTTACTGTAGTAGATTTTTTTACCTGGTTTACGATTCCACTGTCGAGCATCCAGTCCATGGGAATCCGGAACCCTTTGTACCTCTTGCCTGCGGATTCCCTCATCCGGGAGAGATTGTAGACGCCGTGCTCCAATCTGTCAACCAGCAGCAGAAAAATTTAGACGTTGGCGTTCAAAATTCGAAACTTTCGAGGAGGAGGGTGTTGAGTCCCGAGGGCGTTCCGTACTTTTCGAGCAGCGCCTGCATTTTCTTGAGGGCCGGGCCGCACATCTGGCGGGGGTCGTCCCGGAACGACGAGGCCTCCGACTCGAGCTTCTTGAGGTCGCAGTACCCGAACGCGGCCTCGCGGAGCGCGTCGGCCTTCTGCTCCGGCCAATTGAAGTGCTTCAACACCGCCCTTTCGTCCACCTAATCAAATCCACGAAGCAGCTTCAATGTTTCCACCTCTTTCTTAGAGGAAAAACAGAGCATTGGGGGCACTATCTTGCACGAGAATGGTTACCAGATAAGAGAGCTCGTCGTCGAGCCATTTGACGAAAGGCACGACGTCCTCGATGCTGGTGAACGCAGCTCCCTCGACCTCCTTGATCAAGGACCTGATGAAGTCTCCCTGCGTCTCCACGTCCGTCTTGATCTGCAGCAAGACGATGAAGTTTCCGTCAAGAATGGCGGAAAGGGAACGGCGTGcgaattgaaatttgaaaatttgcccTTTTGATTTTCGGAGAggatttcactttcttttccgTCGAATCTGATCCATGTCTCATCTCGCAAGCAAGACAGacaaggggaagaagaagaatccaaAAAGGGCACTATTGAAAAGCAAAAGATGGGGGACCAGACTAGACCCGAAATCTTGCTGCTGCTTTTACACGAACGGTCAGTGAGTCACTGACAATTCTCAGTGGCAAAAGCGTAATTCAAGCGAGAACGCCGGCCCCCGGGGACGGGAACGGGGACGGGGCCGGCGGCGACATTTCAGGGGAAACACCTACCGCGAGCAAGTGGGTCGACCGGTTCTCGATCTCGCCGATCATGTCCCGCGATTTCGCCGTAGCCGGCGGGGCGTCTGCCGCGGCGGCTCCGCCGCTGGAGTCCCTCCTCGAGTCCCGCCGCATCAGCGAGTGGTAGAACTCCACCACCTCCGGCACCCTCCTCACCTTCGCCGGCACCGGCCTCGTCCCCgccggcggggaggcggcgggggCGGGGCGGGAGCGCTCCTCGCGTgcggagggggagggggaggcggAGCGGGGGCGGTCCTCGCCTGCGGGGGTGGAGGCGGTGGAGGGGGCGGCGCCGGTGGAGCCTGCTCCGAGGGCGAGCCGTGGAGCGACGGCGGCAACGAGGCGGAGCGCTTCGGAGGCGGCTTCGGAACCCTAGGGGCGCGGGATCTGGTGGCGACGGAGGACAGAACAGACTCGGCGAGCTCCTCCAAGTTGCACCGCGAGTGCCTCGGCCGctcgatctccgccgccgcTATGGCTTCCTCTCTCTTCGAATCCGACCGTTCGAGCCGGTGGCTCTCTTGACTCGCCGGGGCGTCGCTCGGCTTCGCTCCTTTCTTCGAAATCTTGGCCATGCTCGCGGGCCTCGACGTCGCCTCGGCCGCGGCGACCGCCTGAAACCTCTGCGACGAGCAGAGCTCATCGCCGGCCATGCGATCCGACGACGCCGAAGACGACTCCGGCGTCGCAGAGGCCGTCGCAGCCGCCGAAGACGACGCCGGCGTCGCAGCAGCCGAAGCCGAAGCCGACGCCGCCGCCTTCAACTCGGAAATCTCCGCCTCcatctccctcgctctctcctCGCTcgccttcctctcttcctcgaACCGACCCCAGGACGCCTCCAGCTCCCGCCTCAGCCTCTCGTTCGACGCCTCCAGCTCCTCGATCCTCCTCACCGACTTGGCAATCTCGGCGTTCTTGGAGCAGATCACGCCCTCCAGCACGGGGACGAGGGACGCCGTCTCCCGGATGAGCTTGTGCTCGAGGAGCTCGGTCTTGAGCCGCGACTCGCGCTCCCGGAGGTCCTCGACGAGGCGGACCAGCTCAGAGATGTCGGGCGGGCGGGGCTGGACCTGGGCGGAGGAGCGCGGGAAGTAGGCCCCGAGGGAGCGCCcgagcgccgccgccgccctctgGGAGGTGCTCTTGCCCGAGCTcggggacggcgacggcggcttcGGCCGGGGCGGGGTCTCGGGCTTCGGCGACTTCTGGAGGCCCATCGCCATCTTCACTTTGCCGGCTACCAttgctcctctctctcgctACTGGGTAGTAGTTTCTTGATGCGCTTCttctgtcttctctctctttctctctctagttcTTGGTAGTTGCAgggtcttctctctcttctctctagtTCTTACATGTTAGAGAGGGAAAAGGGCCTGGCCAAGGACGATGATGTCCTTTGCTGTTTGCTGTTGTCTGTGTGGCTTTCTTGCTTGTGTGTGTGCGTGCGTGTTTTCAagtctagagagagaaggaagagaaagggGCACAGAAGACGAGGAAcggtcttctttttttctttttttggccttcTTTTCTAGGATCCAGGATTTGAAATTGGATACGGAGGAGATTGCTCGTTTAAGTGAATTTGCCCGGATTAGAACGGCGGGACAATAGGTCAAGCATGGAAAAGGAAATATATTCCAttggattctttttataaagTCAGAcggataatttttccttttttattgatgcaatcttcatatttttgtatttttgagtcttgcaatttttattttgttgatcaAGAAACAATAGATCCGATCTAAACAATAGGAGGTCTTGTTCACAGTCAATGTGCGTTTGATAAGATACTTTTACAAATTTGCGCTCATGCTATCCATTGATTTCACTATCCATTGATTTCAAAAATATGTTATCCCATAAGTAAGCTTATTGGCTATGGAAAGGCTTGTCTTCGACAGCCAAATTAAAATGTAAAACAAGTATAGAGGGTTATGGAATTGCAAATGCATCATTGGGTAACTCGATAAATACTCCAAAGACAGTCACCAATAAGATTAACAAATAATTAATCATCAAAAGGCATGTATCATattgtaagatttttttttaaaaatttatgtctGGATCCTATGAACTAGCTGTTCCAAAGATTAGGTGTATTCACTTTAGATCCACCTCATCAAGCCAAATGAGTTGCATCAACTTTAATATGAGACTTATTAAAGAACTATCAAAAACTTCAATTGTGTCATATGATAATCTTCAAATTATGTCCACTGTAATACATTTATCttgaagtttttaaaaaatactccaaacttatatttgtataaatgaaatgatattattttaattttatttaagtcaCATGAGTGTCACCATGCTAATACTGTTTGCCTTTTATCATCCATGTAAGGAAATTATTAACAATGCTCAATAATGAAATTTTCATGGAGGATAATATGTCATGCAAatataagtttggaatttttgcgCTATAAGTTTATGGCTAGGCATAATT
Protein-coding regions in this window:
- the LOC104444993 gene encoding LOW QUALITY PROTEIN: protein CHUP1, chloroplastic (The sequence of the model RefSeq protein was modified relative to this genomic sequence to represent the inferred CDS: inserted 1 base in 1 codon) gives rise to the protein MVAGKVKMAMGLQKSPKPETPPRPKPPSPSPSSGKSTSQRAAAALGRSLGAYFPRSSAQVQPRPPDISELVRLVEDLRERESRLKTELLEHKLIRETASLVPVLEGVICSKNAEIAKSVRRIEELEASNERLRRELEASWGRFEEERKASEERAREMEAEISELKAAASASASAAATPASSSAAATASATPESSSASSDRMAGDELCSSQRFQAVAAAEATSRPASMAKISKKGAKPSDAPASQESHRLERSDSKREEAIAAAEIERPRHSRCNLEELAESVLSSVATRSRAPRVPKPPPKRSASLPPSLHGSPSEQAPPAPPPPPPPPPQARTAPAPPPPPPPHARSAPAPPPPPXPPAGTRPVPAKVRRVPEVVEFYHSLMRRDSRRDSSGGAAAADAPPATAKSRDMIGEIENRSTHLLAIKTDVETQGDFIRSLIKEVEGAAFTSIEDVVPFVKWLDDELSYLVDERAVLKHFNWPEQKADALREAAFGYCDLKKLESEASSFRDDPRQMCGPALKKMQALLEKLEHGVYNLSRMRESAGKRYKGFRIPMDWMLDSGIVNQIKLASVKLAMKYMKRVSAELEMGAGGGPEEEELIVQGVRFAFRVHQFAGGFDVETMKAFQELRDKANSCHVQCQNQHQRLLCNKSAPC
- the LOC104444994 gene encoding uncharacterized protein LOC104444994, with translation MSLPLVHASLPCLSFHPSRSPIIRSHTQFFPRSSLPHSSLRSPPPPSPRFRRPTIRAASAARSELMADGASTGSSSSPAMKLLFVEMGVGYDQHGQDVTAAAMRACRDAISSNSIPAFRRGSIPGVSFEQMKLLIKLGVPHSLQQSLDIERVKSVFPYGRILDVEVVDGGLICSSGVLVEEMGDKTDECYIVNAAVYVGY
- the LOC104444995 gene encoding LOW QUALITY PROTEIN: protein trichome birefringence-like 38 (The sequence of the model RefSeq protein was modified relative to this genomic sequence to represent the inferred CDS: inserted 1 base in 1 codon), with protein sequence MALLRCPPNSLAITALHLTIFFLFFLVRPQRASSEQQLWNTTAALRGRKQTGGCNLFQGNWVVDASYPFYESSSCPFIDPEFDCQKYGRPDTQYLKYAWRPDSCAIPRFNGGELLRXWRGKKIMFVGDSLSLNMWESLSCMIHASVPGAKTSFARKESLSAVTFPDYGVSIFLYRTPYLVDIVRENIGRVLKLDSIEAGKSWQGMDVLIFNSWHWWTHTGKSQPWDYIQDGGRVVKDMDRLSAYYKGLSTWAKWVDLNVDSSKTKVFFQGISPTHYQGKDWHSPKKNCMGEQSPLSGSTYPTGAPPATSVVNKVLNSMKTPVYLLDITTLSQLRKDAHPSTYSGDHSGTDCSHWCLPGLPDTWNQLLYAAIVM